The following coding sequences are from one Stigmatopora nigra isolate UIUO_SnigA chromosome 10, RoL_Snig_1.1, whole genome shotgun sequence window:
- the LOC144203075 gene encoding hyaluronidase-2-like, producing MQWTASGRNIVLLLLTILRQVAGGSPEPKATVWPLYPNKPLLLAWNAPTEDCLPRHRVSLQLNQFQIVASPNEGFVKQNLTIFYNDRLGLYPHFEADGTPVNGGLPQAASLARHLAKMPEGVEKYIREPGAKGLAVIDWEEWRPLWIRNWEAKDVYRRHSKELVRQKNPDWSPERVAKVAMQEFEASAKRFMLETLKLAKHLRPNQLWGFYLFPDCYNHDYQRTLQSYTGRCPDVEVARNELLNWLWTESTALFPSVYLGSVLRSSASGRRFVKNRVKEGMRLASAGHGLARPVFVYARPTYMNSLEQLTERDLVSTIGESVALGAAGIILWGDAAYASNKSTCSKLDAYLRGPLGKYLHNVSTAAELCSRALCTSHGRCLRRDPDADVYLHLNSPPHGWEASGEPGHADYSADFQCQCYSGYEGQRCQKSDPQYQKGAGSRTWPSFILLFLYVLVQHIL from the exons ATGCAGTGGACGGCGTCTGGTCGCAACATTGTCCTCCTGCTGCTGACAATTCTACGACAGGTCGCCGGCGGATCCCCGGAACCGAAAGCCACCGTCTGGCCGCTGTACCCCAACAAACCTCTTCTTCTGGCATGGAACGCCCCGACGGAGGACTGCCTCCCCCGTCACCGAGTCTCCCTCCAGCTAAACCAGTTCCAGATCGTAGCCTCCCCCAACGAGGGCTTCGTGAAGCAAAACCTAACAATCTTCTACAACGACCGACTTGGTCTATACCCCCACTTCGAAGCGGACGGCACCCCCGTCAATGGCGGTCTCCCACAAGCAGCTAGCTTAGCGCGCCATTTAGCTAAAATGCCAGAAGGCGTGGAGAAGTACATCCGCGAACCTGGCGCTAAAGGCCTAGCGGTAATCGACTGGGAAGAATGGCGTCCACTCTGGATTCGCAACTGGGAGGCTAAGGACGTTTACCGCCGCCATTCTAAGGAACTAGTGCGCCAGAAGAACCCCGATTGGTCGCCTGAACGGGTCGCCAAAGTCGCCATGCAAGAGTTTGAGGCCTCCGCTAAGAGGTTCATGTTGGAGACCCTTAAACTAGCTAAGCACCTGCGACCCAATCAGCTTTGGGGGTTCTATCTTTTCCCGGACTGCTACAACCATGACTATCAGAGAACCCTACAAAGCTACACAGGTCGTTGCCCGGACGTGGAAGTAGCGCGCAACGAGCTACTCAACTGGTTGTGGACCGAAAGCACCGCCCTCTTCCCGTCCGTCTACTTGGGCTCTGTCCTACGCTCGTCCGCCTCCGGGAGGCGCTTTGTGAAAAACCGTGTGAAGGAAGGGATGCGCCTGGCGTCGGCAGGACACGGCCTAGCGCGACCTGTCTTTGTGTACGCTCGCCCGACGTATATGAACTCCCTGGAGCAGTTGACGGAG AGGGATTTGGTGTCCACCATCGGCGAGAGCGTGGCTTTGGGGGCCGCCGGCATCATCCTGTGGGGAGACGCCGCCTACGCCAGCAACAAA AGCACCTGCTCCAAGCTGGATGCTTATCTGCGGGGTCCGCTGGGCAAATACCTCCACAACGTCTCCACGGCAGCCGAGTTATGCAGCCGGGCCTTGTGTACTTCCCACGGCCGCTGTCTCCGCCGGGACCCGGACGCCGACGTCTACCTGCACCTGAATTCCCCGCCGCACGGTTGGGAAGCGTCGGGTGAGCCGGGTCACGCCGACTATAGCGCCGACTTTCAATGCCAGTGCTACAGTGGCTACGAGGGCCAACGCTGTCAGAAATCCGACCCTCAGTACCAGAAAGGGGCGGGGTCTCGGACATGgccatcttttattttattgtttttgtacgTTTTGGTGCAACACATACTGTAA